The Acidobacteriota bacterium genome contains a region encoding:
- a CDS encoding CopG family transcriptional regulator translates to MKSAEKTISFRAEAEKIDALDSLAAAKDRPRSYLINEAITNYIELHAYQDALVRKGLEQMRQGRTVRHEEVVERLKKTGRARR, encoded by the coding sequence ATGAAAAGCGCTGAAAAGACGATCAGTTTCCGTGCAGAAGCCGAGAAGATCGATGCCCTCGATTCGCTCGCAGCCGCAAAAGATAGGCCGCGTAGCTACCTCATCAATGAGGCGATTACCAATTACATCGAGCTTCACGCTTATCAGGATGCGTTAGTGCGCAAAGGACTCGAGCAGATGCGACAAGGGCGCACAGTGCGACACGAAGAAGTCGTTGAGCGGCTGAAGAAGACTGGCCGCGCTCGTCGATGA
- a CDS encoding type II toxin-antitoxin system mRNA interferase toxin, RelE/StbE family encodes MIEWTEQATQQLDAAHDYISLSNGEDIAVRITSRIVSSVLQLDAFPISGRPGRVPGTRELVISKTPFIAVYVMEKSRIVILAIYHAAQRWPESF; translated from the coding sequence ATGATTGAATGGACCGAGCAGGCTACACAGCAACTGGATGCCGCTCACGATTACATTTCCCTCTCGAACGGCGAAGACATCGCAGTTCGGATCACTTCGCGCATCGTCAGTAGCGTCCTGCAACTCGATGCGTTTCCCATCTCAGGAAGGCCGGGCCGTGTTCCGGGCACGCGGGAACTCGTGATTTCGAAGACTCCGTTCATCGCGGTTTATGTAATGGAGAAGAGTCGGATCGTAATTCTTGCGATTTATCACGCAGCGCAGCGCTGGCCAGAATCGTTTTGA
- the tnpA gene encoding IS200/IS605 family transposase, which translates to MMPSLGGPNTDMSHSYTNNHVHVVYSTANRKNLIPPEFEKRLYSFVAEIGRENKIPLLAAGGMPNHSHLLFLLPPTMKLAEAVNRFKANSSRFVRKQGIEFNWQTGYGAFAVSASQIETVKAYIRNQREHHKKRSFEQEFVALLKKAGIPYDPKYVFG; encoded by the coding sequence ATGATGCCGAGCCTCGGAGGGCCCAACACCGACATGAGTCACTCCTACACGAATAACCACGTTCATGTCGTTTACAGCACCGCCAATCGAAAAAATCTGATTCCACCTGAGTTCGAGAAGCGGCTCTACTCGTTTGTTGCCGAGATCGGGCGCGAGAACAAGATTCCTTTGCTCGCTGCTGGTGGCATGCCCAATCACTCCCATTTACTCTTTCTATTGCCGCCAACGATGAAGCTTGCAGAGGCGGTGAACAGGTTCAAAGCGAATTCGTCGCGCTTTGTTCGCAAACAGGGAATTGAGTTCAACTGGCAGACTGGCTACGGAGCCTTCGCTGTGAGTGCATCGCAGATTGAAACCGTAAAGGCCTACATTCGCAACCAGCGCGAGCATCACAAGAAGAGGAGCTTCGAGCAGGAGTTTGTGGCGCTGCTGAAGAAGGCTGGTATTCCGTATGATCCGAAATACGTGTTTGGCTGA
- a CDS encoding peptidase S9, prolyl oligopeptidase, translating to MNRKLCFVSILFSVLSSLSLASAQSAPSGPPPAPQNFQPNSALVVEGIPPVPMSIAQQADRYTQVRGAAFLDWNPTKREMLINTRFGDVPQLHRVAAPGGARTQLTFFPDRVTSARYDPVAGKFFIFSKDIGGGEWFQYYRYDVDSGDITLLTDGKSRNLDAVFANHSTKFVYTSTRRNGQDTDIWLMDAADQKTDRMLLQLEGGGWNPTDWSPDDKQLLVIQGISANETYIWLVDVASGQKKLLTQKGSEQIAYGDAKFSKDGKGFYATSDRDSEFQRLAYFDHASLQPKYLTSDIKWDVDDFDISEDGRTIAFITNEDGASVIRLLDTASGRQKPGPKIPLGVVGRVKWHKNNRDVAFSLSSAKSPLDSYSFDAQTGKVDRWTTSETGGLNPATFVAPEMIHWKTFDGRTISGYVYKPDATKFTGKRPVIIDIHGGPEGQSRPGFLGRNNYYLNELGVALIFPNVRGSSGYGKTFLKLDNGFLREGSYKDIGSLMDWVKQSPELDSGNIMVTGGSYGGHMTWAIATLYENDLCCQLPVVGPSNLVTLLEHTEPYRRDLRRVEYGDERDPKMREFMERIAPMNNAAKITKPTFVVAGTNDPRVPVSESRQMADKLKGNGAPLWYLEAKDEGHGFSKKKNQDFQFYSTIIFVKTYLLKQPVEQAER from the coding sequence ATGAATCGAAAACTTTGCTTCGTATCCATCCTTTTCTCGGTTCTTTCTTCGCTGTCGTTGGCTTCCGCACAAAGCGCACCGAGCGGTCCGCCTCCGGCGCCGCAGAATTTCCAGCCAAACTCGGCTTTGGTGGTTGAGGGCATTCCACCTGTGCCCATGTCAATTGCGCAGCAGGCCGACCGATACACCCAGGTTCGCGGCGCTGCCTTTCTCGATTGGAATCCGACGAAGCGTGAAATGTTGATCAATACGCGGTTCGGCGATGTGCCGCAGCTGCATCGCGTGGCTGCTCCGGGAGGAGCGCGGACGCAGCTTACGTTCTTTCCTGATCGTGTAACTTCCGCGCGCTACGATCCGGTGGCGGGAAAGTTCTTCATCTTCTCTAAAGATATCGGCGGCGGCGAGTGGTTTCAGTACTACCGCTACGACGTGGATTCTGGAGACATCACGCTGCTGACCGATGGCAAGTCGCGCAATCTGGACGCAGTATTCGCCAATCACAGCACCAAATTTGTGTATACCTCAACCCGTCGTAACGGCCAGGACACGGATATTTGGCTCATGGACGCGGCTGATCAAAAAACCGATCGCATGCTGCTGCAGCTTGAGGGTGGCGGATGGAACCCGACCGACTGGTCTCCCGATGACAAGCAGCTTCTGGTCATACAAGGGATCTCAGCCAACGAAACCTACATTTGGCTGGTAGATGTCGCCTCAGGACAGAAGAAGCTGCTTACGCAAAAAGGATCGGAGCAGATTGCCTACGGCGATGCGAAGTTCAGCAAAGACGGCAAGGGCTTTTATGCGACCAGCGATCGCGACTCAGAATTCCAGCGTCTGGCTTATTTTGATCACGCTTCGCTCCAGCCGAAGTATCTGACCAGCGATATCAAGTGGGATGTAGACGATTTCGACATCAGCGAAGACGGACGCACGATTGCATTTATCACCAATGAAGACGGAGCGAGCGTGATTCGTCTGCTCGATACCGCTTCCGGACGGCAGAAGCCGGGACCGAAAATTCCGCTGGGCGTGGTTGGCCGGGTGAAGTGGCATAAGAACAATCGCGACGTTGCCTTCAGCCTCAGCTCCGCCAAGTCTCCACTCGATAGCTATTCTTTCGACGCGCAGACCGGCAAAGTCGATCGCTGGACCACAAGCGAAACCGGCGGACTGAATCCGGCGACCTTTGTCGCGCCGGAGATGATCCACTGGAAGACCTTCGACGGGCGTACCATTTCGGGATACGTGTACAAACCGGATGCGACGAAGTTCACGGGAAAGCGGCCGGTGATTATCGATATCCACGGCGGTCCGGAAGGGCAGTCGCGTCCCGGATTTTTAGGCCGGAACAATTACTACCTGAACGAACTCGGCGTCGCCCTGATCTTTCCCAACGTTCGCGGTTCAAGCGGCTACGGCAAAACCTTCCTCAAGCTCGACAATGGATTCCTGCGCGAGGGTTCGTACAAAGATATTGGCTCGCTGATGGATTGGGTCAAACAGAGTCCTGAGCTCGACAGCGGAAACATCATGGTCACCGGTGGAAGCTACGGCGGGCACATGACATGGGCGATCGCAACGCTCTACGAGAATGACCTCTGCTGCCAACTGCCCGTAGTAGGTCCGAGCAATCTGGTTACGCTGCTTGAGCACACGGAGCCTTATCGTCGCGACTTGCGGCGCGTGGAGTACGGCGACGAGCGCGATCCTAAGATGCGTGAGTTCATGGAACGCATTGCGCCGATGAACAACGCTGCGAAGATCACAAAGCCCACCTTCGTCGTTGCTGGAACCAACGATCCGCGAGTTCCGGTGAGTGAGTCGCGACAGATGGCGGATAAGCTGAAGGGCAACGGAGCTCCGCTATGGTATCTGGAAGCGAAAGACGAGGGCCACGGATTCTCGAAGAAGAAGAACCAGGATTTTCAGTTCTATTCCACAATCATCTTCGTGAAGACGTATCTGCTGAAGCAGCCGGTGGAGCAGGCGGAACGGTAG
- a CDS encoding dihydrodipicolinate synthase family protein, which produces MLLSGIFPALTTPFYSDGRLYLKKLEHNVDRYSRTPIAGMAILGSTGEVVMLSEDEQREVLRLAVEVAAAEKVLLAGVGHESAIKTVEAAEFAAKLNYDVALVRTPHYYRPQMKPENLLAYYRFVGDRSPLPVLMYSVPPFTAYDLPADVIQELAEHPNIIGIKESSAVMEKIADVVARTRHIKRKANATEVFNAVTGRMLLGVLKNTEELVSVAALAGSGSPRVSSSEPPKPSVKVMRQKEVGFQLLAGSAQKLLPSLEAGAAGAVLAFGAAAPTACFEIYTAWKDGDKELAKLKQQRVVEPATRVASQLGIPALKYALDLNGYYGGPPRLPLLPLTADQRAEVEKFMADVRN; this is translated from the coding sequence ATGCTCCTCTCCGGCATTTTTCCCGCACTTACCACGCCTTTCTATTCTGACGGCCGTCTCTACCTTAAGAAGCTCGAGCATAACGTCGATCGCTATTCGCGCACTCCCATTGCAGGCATGGCTATCCTTGGGTCCACCGGGGAAGTTGTAATGCTCTCCGAAGACGAGCAGCGCGAGGTGTTGCGCCTCGCAGTTGAAGTCGCTGCTGCGGAGAAGGTTCTGCTTGCGGGTGTGGGACACGAGTCCGCGATCAAGACCGTGGAAGCTGCGGAGTTTGCCGCGAAGCTGAACTATGATGTCGCGCTGGTGCGCACGCCGCACTACTACCGTCCGCAGATGAAGCCTGAGAATCTGCTGGCCTACTATCGTTTCGTTGGCGATCGTTCGCCTCTTCCGGTTTTGATGTACAGCGTGCCGCCGTTTACCGCGTACGATCTCCCGGCCGACGTGATTCAAGAATTGGCGGAGCATCCGAACATTATCGGCATCAAGGAATCCAGCGCAGTGATGGAGAAGATCGCCGACGTAGTTGCGCGAACTCGTCACATCAAGCGCAAAGCGAACGCAACCGAGGTCTTCAACGCGGTCACAGGACGCATGCTGCTGGGCGTGCTCAAGAATACGGAAGAGCTGGTGAGCGTGGCTGCGCTTGCCGGTTCGGGATCGCCGAGGGTTTCGTCGAGCGAGCCGCCGAAGCCGAGTGTGAAGGTCATGCGTCAAAAGGAAGTTGGCTTTCAGTTGCTCGCCGGATCGGCGCAGAAACTGTTGCCGTCGCTCGAAGCAGGAGCTGCGGGAGCTGTGCTCGCCTTCGGAGCCGCCGCCCCGACTGCATGTTTCGAGATCTACACTGCATGGAAAGACGGCGACAAGGAATTGGCGAAGTTGAAGCAGCAGCGGGTCGTCGAACCCGCGACGCGGGTCGCAAGCCAGCTCGGCATTCCTGCGCTAAAGTACGCGCTGGATCTGAATGGCTATTATGGCGGACCTCCGCGTTTACCGCTGCTTCCGCTGACCGCGGATCAGCGTGCCGAGGTGGAGAAGTTCATGGCGGATGTGAGGAATTAG